A genome region from Candidatus Thorarchaeota archaeon includes the following:
- a CDS encoding FAD-binding oxidoreductase, producing the protein MPEPDTETVTKLLGEIVGSERVTDKDFDIIAYSRDLSPAKPKKATHIVMPESREEIQKILALANEHDIPIYLRGGGTSHWDAFLPQEPGILLDLSLMNEVLHIDERDLTVTVEPNVTWAKLDKELRKHDLTYLCSEAGGPA; encoded by the coding sequence ATGCCAGAGCCTGACACAGAGACGGTCACAAAACTACTTGGTGAAATCGTTGGCTCGGAACGAGTGACTGACAAGGATTTTGATATCATTGCGTACTCTCGTGATTTGAGTCCTGCAAAACCAAAGAAAGCTACACACATCGTGATGCCTGAATCAAGAGAGGAAATCCAGAAGATTCTCGCATTGGCCAATGAGCATGATATTCCAATCTATCTCCGTGGTGGTGGAACCTCTCATTGGGATGCTTTTCTACCTCAGGAACCCGGTATCCTGTTGGACCTCTCACTGATGAACGAAGTCCTGCATATCGATGAGCGGGATCTTACCGTGACTGTCGAGCCCAATGTCACTTGGGCTAAGCTTGACAAGGAACTGCGGAAACACGATCTTACCTATTTATGTAGTGAAGCGGGCGGACCTGCA